The segment GTCGACCAGGAGCACGACGGCATCATCCGGCACGGCGCCAAGCTGCTGTACGCGTACTGCAACGCCACCGTGCCGCGGATCCAGCTGATCCTGCGCAAGGCGTACGGCGGCGCGTACATCGTGATGGACTCCCGCTCCATCGGCGCCGACCTGTCGTTCGCCTGGCCGACCAACGAGATCGCCGTGATGGGCGCCGAGGGCGCCGCCAACGTGATCTTCCGCCGCGACATCAACGGCTCCGAGGACCCGGAGGCGACCCGCGCGCAGAAAATCAAGGAGTACAAGAACGAGCTGATGCACCCGTACTACGCGGCCGAGCGCGGCCTCGTGGACGACGTCATCGACCCCGCGGAGACCCGCGCGGTGCTCGCCTCCTCGCTGGCGATGCTCCGCACCAAGCACGCCGACCTGCCGAGCCGCAAGCACGGCAACCCGCCGATGTAACGAGCGGTCAAGCGCGCCGAAACCTTTCCGAATCAAGCCTGGGGGAGAACAGGAACCATGAGCGAACCTCTCGTCCGCGTCGTCCGCGGCTCGCTGACCGCCGAAGAACTCGCCGCCCTGACCGCCGTCCTCGCAGCGCGGGCCGCGGTGGCCGCCGCCACCGCCGCCGCCCCGGTCGTCGAGCCCGTCGCCACCTGGTCGCGGGTCGAGCGCCGCCCGGCCTACTTCTCCCCCGTCAGCTGGCAGCAGGCCGCGTAGCGGCCGCCGGTACGGCGCGGGGGCCGGAAGCGATCCGCTCGCTTCCGGCCCCCGCGCCGTACCGCCCGGACGGGCGCTACGCGGCGGCCAGCACGATCGGCCGGCCGGCGTGCATGGTGGTGAGGTTGGCCGCCAGCCGCTGCGGGTCCTGGGCCAGCCAGAGCCGGACCGCGGCGCCGAGCATGATGCTGGAGGAGCCGAGCCGGACGCCGGTGGACTGGGCGATCCGGGCGGTGGCGATGGTGAGCAGGTCGGCCAGCTCGGTGGGGAGCCAGACGGTGAGCGCGCAGGGCGCCGGGGTGGTGATCGCGGCGAGCAGCCGGTAGGCGTCCGCCGTGCAGTGCAGGGTGGGCAGGACGTCCAGCAGCCCGTCGGCGACGACTTCGGAGACGTCGCTGTGGTGGCCCTGGGCGAGCCGTCGCAGCAGCGTGCGTTCCGCTGCGGTGATTCGGACGGTCATGATGACCTCGTCGCACTCCATGGTGGTGCGGCCCTCCTCGCGGCTTCGTGGTGCGGTGGGTGGTGGGGGTGGTGCTCGGTGGTGCGCGGTGCGGGGTGGTGCGCGGCGGGCGTCAGACGCCGGCGTACGAGTGCTTGCCGGTGACGAAGATGTTGACGCCGTAGTAGTTGAACAGCCAGCAGGCGAAGGCCAGCAGCGCCAGGTAGGCGGCCTTCCGGCCGCGCCAGCCGGCGGTGGCCCGGGCGTGCAGGTAGGCGGCGTAGGCGACCCAGGTGATGAAGGACCAGGTCTCCTTCGGGTCCCACTCCCAGTACTTGCCCCAGGCGGCCTCGGCCCAGATCGCGCCCGCGATGATGGTGAACGTCCAGAGCGGGAAGACCAGGGCGTTGATCCGGTAGGAGAGCTTGTCGAGCGTCCCGGAGGCGGGCAGCCGCTCCATCAGGTTGCCGGCCCGGACGGTCAGCCCGGCCGCGACCCGGTGCTCGTAGCGGTCCTTGAGCAGGTAGGCGCCGGTGGCGATGAACGCCGCGAAGAAGGCGCCGCCGCAGATGATCGCGGTGGAGACGTGGATGCCCAGCCAGTACGAGTGCAGGGCGGGGACGAGCTGCTCGGAGTCGGTGTACAGCACGGTGACGGCGATGCCCAGGAAGAGCAGCGCGGCGATCACCACCGGCAGGCCGAGCCAGCGGACGTTCTTCTTCGCGGCCAGCATGGCGACGTAGGTGGCGACCATCATCAGGGCGAAGGCGCAGGAGAACTCGTACATGTTGCCCCACGGCCAGCGCATCACCGACAGGCCGCGGCTGACCACGCCGCCGATGTGCAGCAGGAAGCCGAGGACGGTCAGCGAGACCGCGATCCGGCCGGCCAGGTCGGCCTTCTCGCTGGTGCCGGCCGGGCCGGGGCCGTCGGCCGGGCCGTCGTCGCCGCGGCCGCTGGTGACCGTGGTGGCCCCGGCGTCGGCGAGCGCGGTCCGGGTCAGGGTGGTGGTGCCGCCGCCCTGCGAGGCGACGGTGACGGTGACCTTGCGGACGCCCTTGGCCGCGGCCGCGGACTCGGCGACCGACTCCGCGAGGGAGCCCTGCTGCGCGGAGCGGACGGCGACGCCGCCCTTGGACCCGAAGGTCCACTCGATCATCTGGGCGAACATGGCCAGGGTGTAGACGGCCATCGCCGAATAGATCAGGTTGTTGGAGATCTGGGCCAACTGGGTGTTGACCTGCGCGAGCAGCACCGTCTACTCCTTGGTTTCCGGGGCGGTGGGGACGGTCGCGGCCGGGGGGTCGGTCGCGGCGGGTGCGTCGTCTTCCGGGCGGTCGGGGCCCGGCGGTTCGTCGGCGCTCGGTTCGTCGGCGCTCGGTTCGTCGGCGGCGGGCGCGTCGTCCTGGAGGTCGACGGCGAGCTCGGCCAGCTCCTCGGCGGTGCGGTTGGACTCGCTGCGGCCGAGGCCGGCCACCTCGACCAGGGTGCGGCCGTCGGCCGCGGTGCTCGCCCGGACCCAGATCCGGCGGCGCTGGACGAACAGCGA is part of the Kitasatospora setae KM-6054 genome and harbors:
- the ccsB gene encoding c-type cytochrome biogenesis protein CcsB codes for the protein MLLAQVNTQLAQISNNLIYSAMAVYTLAMFAQMIEWTFGSKGGVAVRSAQQGSLAESVAESAAAAKGVRKVTVTVASQGGGTTTLTRTALADAGATTVTSGRGDDGPADGPGPAGTSEKADLAGRIAVSLTVLGFLLHIGGVVSRGLSVMRWPWGNMYEFSCAFALMMVATYVAMLAAKKNVRWLGLPVVIAALLFLGIAVTVLYTDSEQLVPALHSYWLGIHVSTAIICGGAFFAAFIATGAYLLKDRYEHRVAAGLTVRAGNLMERLPASGTLDKLSYRINALVFPLWTFTIIAGAIWAEAAWGKYWEWDPKETWSFITWVAYAAYLHARATAGWRGRKAAYLALLAFACWLFNYYGVNIFVTGKHSYAGV
- a CDS encoding acyl-CoA carboxylase epsilon subunit; this translates as MSEPLVRVVRGSLTAEELAALTAVLAARAAVAAATAAAPVVEPVATWSRVERRPAYFSPVSWQQAA